A part of Candidatus Poribacteria bacterium genomic DNA contains:
- a CDS encoding L,D-transpeptidase family protein, translating into MMTFSCQSMEPQSFRDKQQRYPRVRTALAQKAGPLRNLFANQGIPYPPQKLFIRVFKQEKILEVWALPTVSNAVFKLVKSYPICRTSGNLGPKRREGDLQIPEGFYHIDRFNPESNFYLSLGINYPNPADKILGRKGELGGDIFIHGGCATIGCVPITDEYIKEVYWLAVQAKSNGQTKIPVHIFPTKLDDRAVARLQNTFPNNDTLINFWENLKIGYNWFERYRKLPTISINRDGIYQFSDSSEEG; encoded by the coding sequence ATGATGACCTTTTCTTGCCAATCAATGGAGCCACAAAGTTTCAGGGACAAACAGCAGAGATATCCTCGCGTCCGGACAGCGTTGGCACAAAAAGCGGGTCCACTGCGCAACCTATTTGCTAATCAAGGGATTCCCTATCCACCACAGAAACTTTTTATCCGAGTCTTCAAACAGGAGAAAATCTTGGAAGTCTGGGCATTGCCAACGGTTTCCAATGCCGTTTTCAAACTTGTGAAATCCTATCCTATTTGCCGCACGTCAGGAAATTTGGGACCCAAAAGGCGCGAAGGCGATTTACAAATCCCAGAAGGTTTCTATCATATTGACAGATTTAACCCCGAAAGTAACTTTTATCTATCGCTCGGGATTAATTATCCCAACCCAGCGGATAAAATTCTGGGTAGAAAAGGCGAACTCGGCGGCGATATATTTATACACGGCGGATGTGCCACTATCGGGTGTGTTCCAATCACTGATGAGTATATTAAGGAAGTCTATTGGTTGGCAGTGCAAGCAAAATCAAACGGACAAACCAAGATTCCAGTGCATATTTTCCCAACAAAATTGGACGATCGAGCAGTGGCACGCTTACAAAACACTTTTCCAAATAACGATACCCTGATAAACTTTTGGGAAAATCTGAAAATCGGGTATAATTGGTTTGAACGGTACCGGAAATTACCAACAATATCAATAAATCGGGATGGCATATATCAGTTCTCGGATTCTTCAGAGGAGGGATAA
- a CDS encoding TVP38/TMEM64 family protein, whose protein sequence is MCKVIDRFRSISVHKKRVIILLLVVPIGFVVGGIYHRQVWEYLLELTAAFQSLETARAYIASYGALAPVVSAILMIFQSVIAPLPAFLITFANGLLFGVWWGAALSWSSAMLGAALCFFIARVLGRPIVVKVLSESAINTSDQFFQRYGKHAVLIARLVPVISFDVISYGAGLTGMRFLWFAVATGIGQLPATLLYSYLGDRVTGSIKILFWTFGIVIAVSLIIWLVKQSRKVL, encoded by the coding sequence ATGTGTAAGGTAATAGATAGATTCCGCTCGATTTCTGTCCACAAAAAGCGTGTTATTATATTATTGCTTGTGGTGCCGATTGGGTTCGTGGTTGGCGGTATCTACCATAGACAAGTTTGGGAATATCTTCTTGAACTCACCGCGGCTTTTCAGAGTCTTGAGACGGCGCGAGCGTACATCGCCAGTTATGGTGCACTCGCCCCTGTTGTATCAGCGATACTCATGATCTTTCAGAGCGTGATTGCACCTTTGCCCGCGTTTTTGATTACCTTCGCAAACGGTTTACTGTTCGGAGTTTGGTGGGGGGCAGCGTTGTCCTGGAGCAGTGCGATGCTCGGAGCTGCCCTCTGTTTTTTTATTGCACGTGTCCTCGGACGCCCGATCGTCGTTAAGGTGTTAAGTGAATCCGCTATCAACACGTCTGACCAGTTTTTTCAACGGTATGGCAAACATGCCGTGCTCATCGCACGTTTGGTGCCAGTCATCTCTTTTGATGTTATCAGTTATGGGGCTGGACTCACCGGCATGCGATTTTTATGGTTTGCAGTTGCCACCGGGATCGGACAACTTCCAGCGACGCTCCTTTATTCCTACCTCGGTGATCGCGTGACGGGGAGTATCAAAATTCTGTTTTGGACCTTTGGGATTGTCATAGCGGTTTCGCTTATAATATGGCTTGTGAAACAGAGTAGGAAGGTTTTATGA
- a CDS encoding 3-hydroxyacyl-CoA dehydrogenase family protein — MTIDAIAQIAVIGAGLMGHGIAQEFASAGYRVRLHDVTNEQLETARTQIEQNLNLLASNAIIQEDGIPETLQRIQTSTELETVAEDADFVVEAVTENLALKQQIFGKLDTMCPPHTILASNTTALMPSQIGVNATRKDQILNTHYFNPPYLIPLVELIRSPDTSDETVEITFELLTAIGKTPAIIEKEALGFVGPRLQAALIREAFAIVEQGIASAETVDLVVRNSFGRRLSVAGPFEVFELAGWDLVLAAFEELYKDLNSSSDMNPLLRQMVESGKLGVKSKEGFYSWTDEKIQQLRERMNRALIQQAKDV; from the coding sequence ATGACCATTGATGCAATCGCACAAATTGCAGTTATCGGTGCAGGACTGATGGGACACGGCATCGCGCAGGAGTTTGCAAGCGCAGGATACCGTGTCCGTCTGCACGATGTCACCAACGAGCAACTCGAAACCGCACGCACCCAAATTGAGCAAAATCTAAATCTACTCGCTTCAAATGCCATTATCCAAGAGGACGGTATTCCCGAAACCCTACAGCGGATTCAGACCTCTACGGAGCTTGAAACAGTCGCGGAAGATGCCGACTTTGTCGTGGAAGCCGTTACGGAGAATTTGGCACTCAAACAGCAGATATTCGGTAAATTAGACACAATGTGTCCACCACACACAATTTTGGCAAGCAATACGACAGCATTAATGCCGAGCCAAATCGGTGTAAACGCCACGCGCAAGGATCAGATACTCAATACCCACTATTTTAATCCGCCTTATCTGATTCCACTCGTCGAACTGATTCGGAGTCCCGATACATCTGATGAAACGGTTGAGATAACCTTTGAACTCTTAACAGCGATCGGTAAAACACCCGCAATTATTGAGAAAGAGGCACTCGGTTTCGTTGGACCGCGACTGCAAGCCGCTTTGATCCGAGAGGCGTTCGCTATTGTGGAGCAAGGCATTGCCAGCGCAGAGACCGTGGATCTCGTCGTACGCAACAGTTTTGGACGAAGACTCAGCGTCGCCGGTCCCTTTGAAGTCTTTGAACTCGCAGGATGGGACCTCGTCCTTGCCGCTTTTGAAGAACTCTACAAGGATCTGAACAGTTCATCTGACATGAATCCGCTCCTCCGGCAGATGGTTGAATCCGGGAAACTCGGCGTAAAATCTAAGGAAGGCTTCTACAGTTGGACGGATGAGAAGATACAGCAGCTTCGGGAACGAATGAATCGTGCTTTGATACAGCAAGCAAAAGATGTGTAA
- the rsmI gene encoding 16S rRNA (cytidine(1402)-2'-O)-methyltransferase has protein sequence MNTPLGTLYLVSTPIGNLEDITLRALRILKEVDLIAAEDTRQTRRLLTHYNIQTPLTSYFEGNQQTKGDKLIERLKTGETIAIVSDAGTPIISDPGYPLLRGCIDAEIPIVPIPGASAVVTAASISGLPLHNFVFEGFLSPKSGKRKRQLGVLADEERTLILFESPHRLRRFLEDVLEVMGDRNIVIARELTKRFEEVFRGSVSEALEKFRNTEPRGEFTIVIAGVRRKNDH, from the coding sequence ATGAACACGCCACTCGGCACCCTTTACCTCGTTAGCACACCCATTGGAAATTTAGAAGACATTACCTTGCGCGCCCTCCGTATCCTCAAAGAGGTCGACCTCATCGCCGCTGAGGATACCCGTCAAACCCGTCGTCTGCTAACACATTACAACATTCAAACACCGCTCACGAGTTACTTTGAGGGTAACCAACAGACGAAGGGAGACAAGCTAATCGAACGCTTGAAGACGGGAGAAACGATTGCAATCGTTTCAGATGCTGGCACGCCGATCATCTCCGATCCGGGGTATCCACTCTTACGCGGGTGCATCGACGCAGAAATCCCGATCGTTCCTATTCCGGGAGCCTCGGCGGTCGTCACAGCGGCATCCATCTCCGGGCTACCTCTACATAACTTTGTTTTTGAGGGATTCCTCTCTCCAAAATCTGGAAAAAGAAAGCGCCAATTGGGTGTACTCGCTGATGAAGAAAGGACGTTAATTCTCTTTGAATCCCCACATCGACTTCGACGTTTCCTTGAAGATGTTCTTGAAGTGATGGGTGATCGGAACATCGTCATCGCACGCGAGTTGACAAAACGGTTTGAAGAGGTCTTTCGTGGAAGCGTGAGTGAAGCGTTAGAGAAATTCCGAAATACCGAGCCGCGAGGGGAATTCACTATTGTTATTGCCGGCGTAAGGAGAAAAAATGACCATTGA
- a CDS encoding acetamidase, translating to MATHHFEPTVYYTAIGAHEPVLHIESGDTVFTTTVDNAGYDANDTQVTERGNPQTGPFYIESAEPGDTLAVHFDRIVPNRLIGRTAMTVAANVLDPDYVASEMPEGGRGLAEWHVDVEKWTTTLTTPETQLGKLTLPLEPMVGCFGVAPPRGQAISTATSSTHGGNMDYRGFQEGVTVYFPVFVPGGLFHLGDGHAVQGDGEIVGTGIEISFDVQFTVEVLKGKSINWPRAENSDYILAAGNARPLDQAVQHATTELLRWLDELGLEKRAAHTLLGQAVEYDMGNVFDPAYTMVCKIKKSILRDIGVWE from the coding sequence ATGGCGACACATCACTTTGAACCGACGGTCTATTACACAGCAATCGGCGCGCACGAACCGGTGCTTCATATTGAGAGTGGTGATACCGTTTTCACAACAACTGTGGATAATGCGGGCTACGATGCCAACGATACGCAAGTAACCGAACGCGGCAACCCACAGACGGGTCCCTTTTACATCGAATCGGCAGAGCCGGGAGATACGTTAGCAGTTCATTTCGATCGGATCGTCCCGAATCGTTTAATCGGACGGACGGCTATGACTGTTGCGGCTAATGTCCTTGATCCCGACTATGTCGCATCCGAGATGCCGGAAGGTGGTCGAGGGCTCGCAGAATGGCATGTGGATGTAGAGAAGTGGACGACGACGCTAACGACGCCAGAGACACAGTTGGGTAAGCTCACGCTGCCGCTTGAACCGATGGTGGGGTGTTTCGGTGTTGCACCGCCCCGAGGACAAGCGATCTCGACGGCGACCTCTTCCACACACGGCGGAAACATGGATTATCGGGGTTTTCAGGAGGGTGTTACCGTCTACTTTCCGGTTTTCGTCCCCGGTGGGCTTTTTCATCTTGGTGATGGACACGCCGTGCAAGGGGACGGTGAAATCGTCGGGACCGGCATTGAAATCTCTTTCGATGTGCAGTTTACAGTCGAAGTGCTTAAGGGGAAAAGCATCAACTGGCCCCGTGCCGAAAACAGCGATTACATTCTGGCAGCAGGAAACGCGCGTCCGTTGGATCAAGCGGTGCAACATGCAACGACGGAACTGCTCCGATGGTTGGATGAACTCGGTTTGGAGAAACGCGCCGCACATACCTTGTTAGGTCAAGCAGTCGAATACGATATGGGTAACGTCTTTGATCCAGCGTATACAATGGTCTGTAAAATCAAGAAGTCGATCCTGCGAGACATCGGCGTTTGGGAATAA
- a CDS encoding SDR family NAD(P)-dependent oxidoreductase → MPTDKNLGFFATDVSFTDKSAIVTGSSRGIGRAIAIELARQGADVLINYNQNRDAAESVQQEVEALGRKAVIIQADISDLDAHEKLLDTAHNAFGKVDILINNAGITRIADILEETPEQFDLIVNTNLKATHFLTQRVANYMVANEIRGCIIYTLSISDIMASDNRTAYCISKAGLEMSMRAFAGRLAGHGIKVNGIAAGVIDTDLSRVRIPDYEEAAEKGYIFMVRAGAPEDVAHATISAMKLYDTGVVLPAAGGVMTPLLNLRSMAELNMNKS, encoded by the coding sequence ATGCCAACGGATAAAAATCTCGGGTTCTTCGCAACAGACGTTTCATTCACCGACAAATCCGCAATCGTTACAGGTTCCAGCCGCGGTATCGGACGCGCAATCGCCATTGAATTAGCGCGCCAAGGTGCCGACGTACTTATCAACTACAACCAGAATCGAGATGCCGCCGAATCCGTCCAACAGGAAGTGGAAGCACTCGGCAGAAAAGCGGTGATTATCCAAGCCGACATCAGCGACCTCGATGCCCACGAAAAATTACTCGATACCGCACACAATGCCTTCGGGAAGGTAGATATCCTCATCAACAACGCCGGCATCACCCGTATCGCTGACATTCTTGAGGAAACACCCGAACAGTTCGACCTGATCGTCAACACCAATCTCAAGGCAACCCACTTTTTGACCCAACGCGTCGCGAATTATATGGTAGCAAACGAGATTCGCGGGTGTATTATCTATACGCTCTCAATTTCCGATATCATGGCATCCGATAACCGTACAGCCTACTGTATTTCAAAAGCTGGGTTAGAGATGAGCATGCGCGCCTTTGCTGGACGCTTGGCGGGACACGGCATTAAGGTGAACGGTATCGCCGCGGGTGTGATTGATACCGACCTCTCACGCGTCCGTATCCCCGATTATGAGGAAGCGGCGGAGAAAGGCTATATCTTTATGGTCCGCGCCGGTGCACCTGAAGATGTCGCGCACGCCACCATTTCCGCAATGAAACTCTACGATACCGGAGTCGTCCTCCCCGCCGCCGGTGGTGTCATGACACCGCTATTGAATCTCCGCTCCATGGCAGAGTTAAATATGAATAAATCCTAA
- a CDS encoding ABC transporter permease, with protein sequence MDDQVIETAEEVKDAAEIGQLSYRQLIWRRFRKNRMGVIAGVLLLLFYILAGGADFFAPYHYNEINMRLRHVPPQRLYFSVENGFYVHGLKSVRNPESLELEFTKDLSQRHPAKFFFKDADGRMHFFSSAGPMFLLGTDRMGRDLLSRIMYGARVSMTLGLVGVFLSIILGSILGTISGYWGGWVDNLIQRVIEILSAFPDIPLWMALGAALPPGWSSIQIYFGITIILSIIRWGGLARQVRGKVLAYRESDFVMAARAAGAGHWHIITRHLLPGCYSHIIVIATLAIPGMILGETALSFLGLGIRPPMTSWGVLLEEAQRVTVLLHYPWLIFPAVPVLVVVIAFNFLGDALRDAADPYSD encoded by the coding sequence ATGGATGATCAGGTAATCGAAACTGCGGAAGAAGTTAAAGATGCCGCCGAGATAGGGCAACTGAGTTATCGCCAGTTGATATGGCGACGGTTCCGCAAAAATCGAATGGGTGTTATTGCGGGTGTACTCTTGCTGCTCTTCTATATTCTCGCTGGTGGGGCTGACTTTTTTGCGCCTTACCACTATAACGAAATCAACATGCGACTGCGCCACGTTCCGCCCCAACGCCTCTATTTCTCGGTCGAAAACGGGTTCTATGTTCACGGCTTAAAATCCGTCCGCAATCCAGAAAGCCTTGAATTGGAGTTCACCAAAGACTTGTCGCAACGTCACCCTGCTAAATTCTTTTTCAAGGATGCGGACGGCAGAATGCATTTCTTCAGTTCCGCGGGTCCCATGTTCCTGTTAGGCACTGATCGGATGGGACGCGACCTACTTTCGCGTATCATGTACGGCGCGCGCGTCTCAATGACACTCGGCTTGGTCGGTGTCTTTTTGAGCATCATTCTCGGTTCTATTCTCGGCACTATCTCTGGATATTGGGGCGGGTGGGTAGACAATCTCATCCAACGCGTTATTGAGATCCTTTCAGCATTTCCAGACATCCCGTTATGGATGGCACTCGGTGCCGCACTGCCCCCCGGCTGGTCGAGCATACAGATATACTTCGGCATCACCATTATTTTGTCAATTATCCGGTGGGGCGGATTAGCGCGACAGGTGCGTGGAAAGGTCTTGGCATATCGGGAAAGCGATTTCGTGATGGCAGCGCGTGCCGCAGGCGCCGGACATTGGCACATCATCACGAGGCACTTGCTACCCGGATGTTACAGCCATATCATCGTTATCGCCACACTCGCCATCCCGGGCATGATTTTGGGAGAAACCGCACTCAGTTTTTTGGGTTTGGGAATTCGTCCACCCATGACGAGTTGGGGGGTCCTACTGGAGGAGGCACAGCGTGTCACCGTTCTACTCCATTATCCGTGGCTCATTTTCCCAGCGGTGCCAGTTCTTGTTGTCGTCATTGCCTTTAACTTCTTAGGAGATGCTCTCCGCGACGCCGCAGATCCATATTCAGATTAA
- a CDS encoding ABC transporter permease, which yields MITYIIRRCLIAIPTLMAISVISFIIIQLPQGDYLDREIQRLEEEFGDSSSLAHVEELRARYGLNEPLWKRYFIWIGGFVRGNFGESFEYKREVHELIWDRIAFTLIISVGSLIFTYVIAIPLGVYSATHQYKWSDHFLTFLSFVGMSIPAFLLALSLMVFAFDIFGVPLFGLFSAYYEGAPWTWGKLNDLFKHLWIPVIVVGINGTASLMRIMRGNLLDVLGQPFVQTARAKGLKEIVVVSKHAVRIAINPLISILGMSLPGILSGSAIVSIVLGLPTVGPILLRSLLNEDIYLAGTLIMMLSLLLVIGNLIADIALAWVDPRIRYE from the coding sequence ATAATTACTTATATCATTCGCCGATGTTTGATCGCAATTCCGACACTCATGGCGATTTCCGTTATCTCTTTTATCATCATCCAGCTCCCGCAAGGTGATTACCTCGATCGCGAAATTCAGCGGTTAGAGGAGGAGTTCGGCGATAGCAGTTCACTGGCGCACGTTGAGGAATTACGGGCACGCTACGGTTTGAACGAACCACTCTGGAAACGCTACTTTATCTGGATCGGTGGATTTGTGCGTGGCAATTTCGGCGAGTCGTTTGAGTATAAACGGGAAGTCCACGAACTGATATGGGATAGAATCGCCTTCACCCTGATTATCTCTGTCGGATCGCTCATCTTCACCTATGTTATCGCTATCCCGCTCGGTGTCTATTCCGCAACGCATCAATACAAATGGTCGGATCACTTTCTTACCTTCCTCAGTTTTGTCGGGATGTCAATACCGGCGTTCCTCTTAGCACTCTCGTTGATGGTATTCGCCTTTGACATCTTTGGCGTTCCCTTGTTTGGACTGTTCTCGGCTTACTATGAAGGCGCGCCGTGGACTTGGGGCAAACTGAACGACCTTTTCAAGCACCTCTGGATCCCTGTCATTGTCGTCGGAATCAATGGAACCGCAAGTTTGATGCGGATCATGCGTGGCAACCTCCTTGATGTTCTGGGACAACCTTTTGTCCAAACGGCGAGAGCAAAAGGGCTTAAAGAGATCGTGGTGGTGAGTAAGCATGCGGTACGAATTGCGATCAACCCGCTCATCAGTATTTTGGGGATGAGTCTACCCGGCATTCTCTCCGGTTCAGCGATTGTCTCAATCGTCTTGGGGTTACCAACAGTCGGACCGATTCTCTTACGCAGTTTGTTGAACGAGGACATCTATCTTGCAGGGACGTTAATTATGATGCTGAGTCTCCTTTTGGTTATCGGCAATCTGATCGCAGATATAGCCCTCGCTTGGGTAGATCCGAGGATTCGCTATGAATAA
- a CDS encoding ABC transporter substrate-binding protein, which produces MMLKQKVSAAKGLMIVLIFVVGCSGNPLEDTSNFSRGIEAKEAPMWAKQVAEGKLPPLAERLPENPLVAKTNFDGYERPGPYGGTWHRFHTHPDLGTWKMTAGYAPLIRWKFDASGLEPGLAKTWEFNDDGSVLTLHLRKGVKWSDGHPYTSASFAFYYDLCLDERYKYSPPVWCKVNGIPMEVETPDDYTIVMKFAGPNWLVPLWLATGFWWCNQYNIPKHYMMQFHPDENPKYKDFIQFEKENIPHQNPERPTLWPWRVRKYEKGGFRVELERNPYYYVVDELGRQLPYIDRVKTSLVPEPQVRVLKILAGEIDCQYRGMELRDLALYLKGQEKGNYKVRRWKSTAGAQPAILINWTDPDPVLRKLIRDQRFRKALAYGIDRVKCNEIAWRGLLEPQAATVSQEGWHFADEDGQTLFEEWKRADADFDIAAGNRLLDEMGLTARDEDGYRLRPDGEQIEILMDVPSSNLNSQENDIGLIIQEGWEQLGLKTLLYTPPGAELSLRRTLGKFTISMHGEAEMDLFTYPDWVFPTLPKYWHPKVGKWYETGGEKGEPATGPLKKLLDLYDEIKKEPDEKQRHQYVRDAVRIHIDEGPFHLGSAARSPSLLVVANHFHNVPNDGILGPWAIVTPATSYPEQCWISKE; this is translated from the coding sequence ATGATGTTGAAACAAAAGGTATCTGCAGCGAAGGGACTGATGATCGTACTGATTTTTGTTGTTGGATGTTCGGGTAACCCATTGGAGGATACTTCCAATTTTTCGCGTGGAATCGAAGCGAAAGAGGCACCGATGTGGGCAAAACAGGTCGCTGAAGGCAAGCTTCCGCCTCTCGCGGAACGCCTTCCAGAAAACCCTCTCGTCGCCAAGACAAATTTCGACGGGTATGAACGTCCCGGTCCGTATGGTGGCACGTGGCACCGGTTCCATACACATCCAGATTTGGGGACATGGAAGATGACGGCGGGGTATGCACCCCTCATCCGATGGAAATTTGATGCTTCTGGTCTGGAACCCGGCCTTGCTAAAACATGGGAATTTAATGACGATGGAAGTGTGTTGACGTTGCATCTCCGCAAGGGCGTCAAATGGTCGGACGGACATCCCTATACTTCGGCTTCGTTCGCTTTCTATTATGATCTCTGTCTTGATGAGCGGTATAAGTACAGTCCACCGGTTTGGTGCAAGGTAAACGGCATTCCGATGGAAGTCGAAACGCCCGATGATTACACGATTGTAATGAAGTTCGCAGGTCCCAACTGGCTCGTGCCGCTCTGGTTAGCGACCGGCTTTTGGTGGTGCAATCAGTATAACATTCCCAAGCATTACATGATGCAGTTCCACCCAGATGAAAACCCGAAATACAAAGACTTCATCCAATTTGAGAAGGAAAACATCCCACATCAAAATCCGGAGCGTCCAACGTTGTGGCCCTGGCGAGTAAGGAAATATGAAAAGGGCGGATTCCGTGTTGAGTTGGAGCGCAATCCGTATTACTATGTCGTTGATGAGCTCGGCAGGCAGCTCCCTTATATTGACAGAGTCAAAACGAGTTTGGTACCTGAGCCGCAGGTGCGTGTGCTCAAAATCCTCGCTGGGGAGATCGACTGCCAGTACCGTGGGATGGAACTCCGAGATCTTGCCCTCTATTTGAAGGGGCAGGAGAAGGGAAATTATAAGGTCCGTCGCTGGAAAAGCACAGCTGGTGCGCAACCCGCTATTCTGATTAACTGGACTGACCCTGATCCGGTGTTAAGAAAACTCATTCGGGATCAGCGTTTCCGGAAGGCACTCGCTTACGGTATTGATCGCGTGAAATGTAACGAAATCGCATGGCGCGGCTTGTTGGAACCCCAGGCGGCAACCGTCAGTCAAGAAGGATGGCACTTCGCCGATGAAGACGGACAGACTCTCTTTGAAGAATGGAAACGCGCCGATGCAGACTTTGATATTGCGGCGGGAAACCGACTTCTTGATGAAATGGGACTCACAGCACGCGATGAGGACGGTTATAGACTCCGTCCAGATGGTGAACAGATTGAGATACTCATGGACGTTCCGAGTTCTAATCTGAACAGTCAAGAGAATGACATCGGATTAATTATTCAGGAAGGGTGGGAGCAACTCGGTTTGAAAACCCTACTCTATACGCCGCCGGGTGCTGAGTTAAGTTTGCGGCGCACGCTCGGTAAATTCACAATCAGTATGCACGGTGAGGCGGAGATGGATCTCTTCACATATCCCGATTGGGTGTTTCCGACGCTCCCCAAATACTGGCACCCAAAAGTAGGGAAATGGTATGAAACCGGCGGTGAAAAGGGTGAACCCGCCACCGGACCGCTAAAAAAGTTGCTTGACTTATACGACGAAATTAAGAAGGAACCCGATGAAAAACAGCGGCATCAATACGTCCGGGATGCGGTCAGGATTCACATCGACGAGGGACCCTTCCATCTCGGTTCCGCAGCACGTTCGCCATCGCTCTTAGTCGTGGCGAACCATTTTCACAACGTCCCTAACGACGGGATTTTGGGTCCGTGGGCAATTGTCACCCCCGCGACCAGTTATCCCGAACAGTGTTGGATATCTAAGGAATAA
- a CDS encoding dipeptide ABC transporter ATP-binding protein produces the protein MRLLEVNDLRKYFPIQKGIFQRTIGYVKAVDGISFDVQRGETLGLVGESGCGKTTAGRCLLRLIPPTSGSFIFGEEEVDLAKLNHHEMRPYRRRIQMIFQDPHASLNPRMTVGDIVGEPMRVNRTEKGTALQDRIVELLESVGLRSQDMRRYPHAFSGGQRQRIGIARALALQPELIVADEPVSALDVSVQAQILNLLAELREKFHLSYIFIAHDLSVVEHISDRVAVMYLGKIVEISDAETLYQSPQHPYTEALISAVPLPDPSAQRKREHIRLEGDVPDPSQPPTGCYFHPRCRYATDICKQETPELRQVAPGVQVACHHSDTLELQGV, from the coding sequence ATGAGATTGCTTGAGGTGAACGACCTTAGAAAATATTTTCCGATCCAGAAAGGCATCTTTCAGCGCACTATCGGTTATGTCAAAGCGGTTGATGGTATCAGTTTCGATGTCCAACGCGGTGAAACACTCGGGCTTGTCGGTGAGAGCGGCTGCGGGAAAACCACAGCAGGACGCTGCCTGCTCCGATTAATTCCACCCACAAGCGGGAGTTTCATTTTCGGCGAGGAAGAGGTAGATTTAGCGAAATTGAACCACCACGAGATGCGTCCGTATCGTAGACGTATCCAGATGATCTTCCAAGACCCGCATGCATCGCTCAATCCACGGATGACAGTCGGAGATATTGTTGGCGAACCGATGCGCGTCAATCGAACCGAAAAGGGGACAGCACTGCAAGACCGGATTGTTGAACTCTTGGAATCCGTGGGCTTGAGATCACAGGATATGCGCCGATACCCACACGCCTTCAGCGGTGGACAACGCCAACGCATCGGTATTGCACGAGCGTTAGCACTTCAACCTGAACTCATCGTCGCAGATGAACCTGTCTCGGCATTGGATGTTTCCGTCCAAGCACAAATTCTCAATCTGCTGGCAGAACTCCGCGAGAAGTTCCATCTCTCTTATATCTTTATCGCCCACGATCTGAGTGTCGTTGAGCACATCAGTGACCGCGTCGCAGTCATGTATCTCGGCAAGATCGTGGAGATTAGCGATGCCGAAACCCTCTATCAATCGCCGCAGCACCCTTACACCGAAGCCTTGATATCTGCTGTGCCACTTCCAGACCCGAGTGCACAGCGCAAACGTGAACATATTCGTCTTGAAGGGGATGTCCCCGACCCGTCTCAACCGCCCACTGGATGCTATTTTCACCCGCGATGCCGTTACGCAACCGATATATGCAAACAGGAAACGCCAGAACTCCGTCAGGTGGCACCCGGTGTTCAAGTGGCATGTCATCACAGTGATACATTGGAGTTACAGGGAGTGTAA